The Nocardioides salarius genome includes a region encoding these proteins:
- a CDS encoding heavy-metal-associated domain-containing protein has product MSTHTSTWTVTGMTCGHCVASVTEEIAEIDGVESVDVTLESGEVVVTSNAPLERVSVERAVSEAGYELTS; this is encoded by the coding sequence ATGAGCACCCACACCAGCACCTGGACCGTCACCGGCATGACCTGCGGCCACTGCGTCGCCTCGGTCACCGAGGAGATCGCCGAGATCGACGGCGTCGAGAGCGTCGACGTCACCCTCGAGAGCGGCGAGGTCGTCGTGACCAGCAACGCCCCGCTCGAGCGGGTCAGCGTCGAGCGCGCCGTGAGCGAGGCGGGTTACGAGCTGACGTCATGA
- a CDS encoding metal-sensitive transcriptional regulator yields the protein MVEHQHGYLHRKDDYLARLRRIEGQARGLQRMVEEEQYCIDILTQVSAMTKALQSVSLGLLDEHMHHCVADAARAGEAEGRAKIDEAVAAITRLVKS from the coding sequence ATGGTTGAGCACCAGCACGGGTACCTGCACCGCAAGGACGACTACCTCGCCCGACTGCGCCGCATCGAGGGCCAGGCCCGCGGCCTGCAGCGGATGGTCGAGGAGGAGCAGTACTGCATCGACATCCTGACCCAGGTCTCGGCGATGACGAAGGCCCTGCAGTCGGTCTCGCTGGGCCTGCTCGACGAGCACATGCACCACTGCGTCGCCGACGCCGCCCGGGCCGGCGAGGCCGAGGGGCGCGCCAAGATCGACGAGGCCGTCGCCGCTATCACCCGACTCGTGAAGTCCTGA
- a CDS encoding cold-shock protein, whose translation MAQGTVKWFNAEKGFGFIAQEDGGDDVFVHYSAIQTQGYKSLDENQKVEFDVTQGPKGPQAENVRPV comes from the coding sequence ATGGCACAGGGCACCGTTAAGTGGTTCAACGCCGAGAAGGGTTTCGGCTTCATTGCGCAGGAGGACGGCGGCGACGACGTCTTCGTGCACTACTCGGCGATCCAGACCCAGGGCTACAAGTCCCTGGACGAGAACCAGAAGGTCGAGTTCGACGTCACGCAGGGCCCCAAGGGCCCGCAGGCGGAGAACGTTCGTCCCGTCTGA
- a CDS encoding alpha/beta hydrolase: MKTLTPRRAASLVAALAVSVPLLATLATAPASSAPSAPSTPAAAAAVRASAAPDAPTIRWRDCGRLDCGRMSVPLDHDEPDGASIDLEVARVPARKPARRIGAVFVNPGGPGGGAAGFAPYAARLLGPQVRNRFDVVGIDPRGVGGSSGLLCRGRSDASYPRVAFPDTRPQRRDWLAFDATEQRLCAKKRIVDHMSTADTARDMDLARQALGDEQASFFGASYGSVLGATWVSLFPETVRVAVVDGVLDPVAWTTGRDLPDGTPGSSLPSSGRLGSEVGARDALVAGLAECDAAGRSSCRLAGDALGRWDAVAARLRGDRAAGRRIGLSYSDFVGSTLGMLYGGDVAFIADFAFRAERRLARTGGRPLSGEPAEAAASLARTVRQVREQLARSPFPGPYSAAPTVTGQRRAGSRVWIDGSFHGVLCSDGLNPTDTGAWVENAERTRAAGGDFGPLWSWSSSACAAWPGSGEDAYRGPFTMPDAERLLVVSNRHDPATPLSGALALQELMPGSRLVTTGETGHVATGTNECATSVVRAVLSTARTPGADVFCEREREPFTP; the protein is encoded by the coding sequence GTGAAGACGCTCACTCCCCGCCGCGCCGCCTCCTTGGTGGCAGCGCTCGCGGTCTCGGTCCCCCTGCTCGCCACGCTGGCCACCGCGCCGGCCTCCTCCGCGCCCTCTGCGCCCTCGACGCCCGCAGCGGCCGCCGCCGTCCGTGCGTCGGCGGCCCCCGACGCACCGACCATCCGCTGGCGCGACTGCGGACGCCTCGACTGCGGGCGGATGTCCGTCCCGCTCGACCACGACGAGCCCGACGGCGCCAGCATCGACCTCGAGGTGGCGCGGGTCCCGGCCCGCAAGCCGGCCCGGCGCATCGGTGCGGTCTTCGTCAACCCCGGCGGGCCCGGCGGCGGCGCGGCCGGCTTCGCGCCGTACGCCGCCAGGCTGCTCGGCCCCCAGGTCCGCAACCGCTTCGACGTCGTCGGCATCGACCCGCGGGGCGTCGGCGGCAGCAGCGGTCTGCTCTGCCGCGGGCGCAGCGACGCGTCGTACCCGCGCGTGGCCTTCCCCGACACCCGCCCCCAGCGGCGCGACTGGCTGGCCTTCGACGCCACCGAGCAGCGCCTGTGCGCCAAGAAGCGGATCGTCGACCACATGAGCACCGCCGACACGGCGCGCGACATGGACCTGGCGCGCCAGGCGCTGGGCGACGAGCAGGCGAGCTTCTTCGGCGCCTCCTACGGCTCGGTGCTGGGCGCGACCTGGGTCTCGCTGTTCCCCGAGACCGTGCGCGTGGCGGTCGTCGACGGCGTGCTCGACCCGGTGGCCTGGACCACCGGCCGCGACCTGCCCGACGGCACCCCCGGCTCCAGCCTGCCCTCCAGCGGGCGGCTGGGCAGCGAGGTCGGCGCCCGGGACGCCCTGGTCGCCGGCCTCGCCGAGTGCGACGCCGCCGGGCGGAGCAGCTGCCGGCTGGCCGGCGACGCGCTGGGCCGCTGGGACGCCGTCGCGGCCCGGCTGCGCGGCGACCGTGCGGCCGGGCGCCGCATCGGGCTGTCCTACTCCGACTTCGTGGGCTCGACGCTCGGCATGCTCTACGGCGGCGACGTCGCCTTCATCGCCGACTTCGCCTTCCGCGCCGAGCGTCGCCTCGCCCGCACCGGCGGACGCCCGCTCTCCGGCGAGCCGGCCGAGGCCGCCGCGTCGCTGGCCCGCACCGTGCGCCAGGTGCGCGAGCAGCTGGCCCGCTCGCCGTTCCCCGGCCCGTACTCCGCCGCCCCCACCGTCACCGGGCAGCGCCGCGCCGGCTCGCGCGTGTGGATCGACGGCAGCTTCCACGGGGTGCTGTGCTCCGACGGGCTCAACCCCACCGACACCGGCGCCTGGGTCGAGAACGCCGAGCGCACCCGCGCCGCGGGCGGCGACTTCGGCCCGCTGTGGTCGTGGAGCTCCTCGGCCTGCGCGGCCTGGCCGGGCTCGGGCGAGGACGCCTACCGCGGCCCGTTCACAATGCCGGACGCCGAGCGGCTGCTGGTGGTCAGCAACCGCCACGACCCGGCCACCCCGCTGAGCGGCGCGCTGGCGCTGCAGGAGCTGATGCCGGGCTCGCGGCTGGTCACCACGGGTGAGACCGGCCACGTCGCCACCGGCACCAACGAGTGCGCCACCAGCGTCGTGCGAGCGGTGCTGAGCACCGCACGCACGCCCGGTGCGGACGTCTTCTGCGAGCGCGAACGGGAGCCGTTCACGCCCTGA
- a CDS encoding crotonase/enoyl-CoA hydratase family protein, with product MTSTGPEATTTHEGPLRVERDGHVETWTIDLPETRNPISGPDVVAAFVEHTARVDRDGDVRAVILTGAGSAFSAGGNVHEMAERRGMFSGAPYEQRNGYRHGIQQIPLALRRCEVPFIAAVNGPAVGAGCDLAMMCDLRIASTKAFFAESFVQLGIIPGDGGAWFLTRAIGPARAAEMALTGDRVDAATALEWGMVSRVVEPEELLDAARDLAARVAKNPPHATRMAKKLIQESQQRDLEGVLELSAAMQAISHHTQAHTDAVQAFVERTRR from the coding sequence ATGACCAGCACCGGACCCGAGGCCACGACCACCCACGAGGGCCCCCTGCGCGTCGAGCGCGACGGCCACGTCGAGACCTGGACGATCGACCTGCCCGAGACCCGCAACCCGATCTCGGGGCCCGACGTGGTCGCGGCGTTCGTCGAGCACACCGCCCGCGTCGACCGCGACGGCGACGTGCGGGCGGTCATCCTGACCGGCGCCGGGTCGGCCTTCTCGGCCGGTGGCAACGTGCACGAGATGGCCGAGCGGCGCGGGATGTTCTCGGGGGCGCCGTACGAGCAGCGCAACGGCTACCGGCACGGCATCCAGCAGATCCCGCTGGCGCTGCGCCGCTGCGAGGTGCCGTTCATCGCGGCCGTCAACGGCCCCGCGGTCGGCGCGGGCTGCGACCTGGCGATGATGTGCGACCTGCGCATCGCCTCCACCAAGGCGTTCTTCGCCGAGTCCTTCGTGCAGCTGGGGATCATCCCCGGCGACGGGGGAGCGTGGTTCCTGACCCGCGCGATCGGGCCCGCCCGGGCCGCGGAGATGGCGCTGACCGGCGACCGCGTCGACGCCGCCACCGCCCTGGAGTGGGGGATGGTCTCGCGCGTCGTCGAGCCCGAGGAGCTCCTCGACGCCGCCCGCGACCTGGCCGCCCGGGTCGCCAAGAACCCGCCGCACGCCACCCGGATGGCCAAGAAGCTCATCCAGGAGTCCCAGCAGCGCGACCTCGAGGGCGTCCTGGAGCTGAGCGCGGCGATGCAGGCGATCTCCCATCACACCCAGGCCCACACCGACGCGGTGCAGGCGTTCGTGGAGCGCACCCGCCGCTAG
- a CDS encoding crotonase/enoyl-CoA hydratase family protein gives MSDVRVETDGDVTTIVMSRPERHNAVGRSMADELAQAFRDFEESEAKVAVLAGDGPSFCAGADLKAVGTAESNRVSPEGDGPMGPTRMELSKPVVAAVHGHAVAGGLELAVWCDLRVADEDAVLGVFCRRWGVPLIDGGTVRLPRLIGHGRAMDLILTGRAVGAREALELGLVNRVVPAGTARAAATALAHEIARMPQTCLRGDLRSARAQWGDTEEAAMRRELAIGLVSLEADGVAGAGRFAAGRGRGGSFEDI, from the coding sequence ATGAGCGACGTGCGCGTCGAGACCGACGGCGACGTCACCACGATCGTGATGAGCCGCCCCGAGCGGCACAACGCGGTCGGGCGCTCGATGGCCGACGAGCTGGCGCAGGCCTTCCGCGACTTCGAGGAGTCGGAGGCGAAGGTCGCGGTGCTGGCCGGCGACGGGCCGTCGTTCTGCGCCGGGGCCGACCTGAAGGCGGTCGGCACCGCCGAGAGCAACCGGGTCTCGCCCGAGGGCGACGGGCCGATGGGCCCGACCCGGATGGAGCTCTCGAAGCCGGTGGTCGCGGCGGTGCACGGGCACGCGGTCGCGGGCGGCCTCGAGCTCGCCGTGTGGTGCGACCTGCGGGTGGCCGACGAGGACGCCGTCCTCGGTGTCTTCTGCCGGCGCTGGGGCGTCCCGCTCATCGACGGTGGGACGGTGCGGCTGCCCCGCCTGATCGGCCACGGCCGCGCGATGGACCTGATCCTCACCGGCCGGGCCGTGGGTGCGCGGGAGGCGCTCGAGCTGGGCCTGGTCAACCGGGTGGTGCCCGCCGGCACCGCCCGGGCAGCCGCCACGGCGCTGGCCCACGAGATCGCGCGGATGCCGCAGACCTGCCTGCGTGGCGACCTCCGCTCGGCGCGCGCCCAGTGGGGCGACACCGAGGAGGCGGCGATGCGGCGCGAGCTCGCCATCGGCCTGGTCTCGCTCGAGGCCGACGGGGTCGCGGGCGCGGGCCGGTTCGCGGCGGGCAGGGGTCGCGGCGGCTCGTTCGAGGACATCTGA
- a CDS encoding class I adenylate-forming enzyme family protein, translated as MVLAASLVRRGAAAFPDRTAVLVGDDSLTYAEVDARANLIAHHLRGHGVGKGTHVALLVGNGLHSVPMEFASIKAGLVRVPLNARLSLDEHADMLAGSHATVVVADAALSPRAAELVERVPGLRAFSLDDLVAPVAEAVAEPEVALCEDDPTLLLYTSGTTGKLKAVVHTQGTYGAICTNILANVLDPQPDSVMLHAASLIHASGTFVLPYWVRGAASAILPGFEPASFVAAIAKHRATEINLVPTMFAMLHSTGVLEGADLSSLRKVIYGASPMPRPVLERSIEVFGPILTQYYGQTEAPLCIAVLDEHAHADPSLWSACGRPATDVEIRLLDEDGAPVGPGEIGEISLRAPFQMQGYFEADGLNAASLSDDGWLRTRDLARFDERGYLHLVDRTSDMIVTGGYNVYPREAEDALASHPAVAECAVVGAPDATWVEAVTAFVALRDGASASEAELVEHVRARIATHKAPKTVQFVEAIPKSAVGKILRRALREPLWEQAR; from the coding sequence ATGGTGCTGGCCGCCAGCCTTGTCCGCCGCGGAGCAGCCGCCTTCCCCGACCGCACCGCGGTCCTGGTGGGCGACGACTCGCTGACCTACGCCGAGGTGGACGCCCGCGCGAACCTCATCGCCCACCACCTGCGCGGCCACGGCGTCGGCAAGGGGACCCACGTCGCGCTGCTGGTCGGCAACGGGCTGCACTCGGTGCCGATGGAGTTCGCCTCGATCAAGGCCGGCCTGGTGCGCGTGCCCCTCAACGCCCGCCTCTCCCTCGACGAGCACGCCGACATGCTCGCCGGCTCGCACGCCACGGTCGTGGTGGCCGACGCCGCCCTGTCGCCCCGCGCCGCCGAGCTCGTCGAGCGCGTCCCCGGCCTGCGTGCGTTCTCGCTCGACGACCTGGTGGCCCCGGTGGCCGAGGCCGTCGCGGAGCCCGAGGTGGCCCTCTGCGAGGACGACCCGACGCTGCTGCTCTACACCTCCGGCACGACCGGGAAGCTCAAGGCGGTCGTGCACACCCAGGGCACCTACGGGGCGATCTGCACCAACATCCTGGCCAACGTGCTCGACCCCCAGCCCGACTCGGTGATGCTGCACGCGGCCTCGCTCATCCACGCCAGCGGCACCTTCGTGCTGCCCTACTGGGTGCGGGGCGCCGCCTCGGCGATCCTGCCCGGCTTCGAGCCCGCGTCCTTCGTGGCCGCCATCGCCAAGCACCGCGCCACCGAGATCAACCTGGTGCCGACGATGTTCGCGATGCTGCACAGCACCGGCGTCCTGGAGGGGGCCGACCTCTCCTCGCTGCGCAAGGTGATCTACGGCGCCAGCCCGATGCCGAGGCCGGTGCTGGAGCGCTCCATCGAGGTCTTCGGGCCGATCCTGACCCAGTACTACGGGCAGACCGAGGCGCCGCTGTGCATCGCGGTGCTCGACGAGCACGCCCACGCCGACCCGAGCCTGTGGAGCGCCTGCGGCAGGCCCGCCACCGACGTCGAGATCCGACTGCTCGACGAGGACGGCGCGCCGGTCGGGCCGGGCGAGATCGGCGAGATCTCGCTGCGGGCCCCGTTCCAGATGCAGGGCTACTTCGAGGCCGACGGCCTCAACGCGGCGTCGCTGAGCGACGACGGCTGGCTGCGCACCCGCGACCTGGCCCGCTTCGACGAGCGGGGCTACCTGCACCTGGTCGACCGCACCAGCGACATGATCGTCACCGGCGGCTACAACGTGTACCCCCGCGAGGCCGAGGACGCGCTCGCCTCGCACCCGGCGGTCGCCGAGTGCGCCGTCGTCGGCGCGCCCGACGCCACCTGGGTCGAGGCGGTCACCGCCTTCGTCGCCCTCCGCGACGGCGCCAGCGCCTCCGAGGCCGAGCTGGTCGAGCACGTCCGGGCCCGGATCGCCACGCACAAGGCCCCCAAGACGGTGCAGTTCGTCGAGGCGATCCCGAAGTCGGCGGTGGGCAAGATCCTGCGCCGCGCGCTGCGCGAGCCGCTGTGGGAGCAGGCGCGATGA
- a CDS encoding TetR/AcrR family transcriptional regulator, translating to MEPERRQSRALRTRDLVLSAAVEVMVEHGYAGLTMQRVQTRAGVTRGALTHHFSSMRELAVAAVDHVARAQGAEIQGAVGTADPTALIDVLHEVTRRPTYVAGLELWVAARTDPALREALGPGARELARQLREPLLGRVGDLDDERLEVFGDGLLSLLRGLAIGGVLRDRPALEKAVLQAWLVAFGADLQPVPSSSAPG from the coding sequence GTGGAACCCGAGCGCCGTCAATCACGCGCCCTGCGCACCCGCGACCTGGTGCTCTCGGCCGCGGTCGAGGTGATGGTCGAGCACGGGTACGCCGGCCTGACCATGCAGCGCGTGCAGACCCGCGCCGGCGTGACCCGCGGGGCGCTGACCCACCACTTCTCCTCGATGCGCGAGCTCGCCGTCGCGGCCGTCGACCACGTCGCCCGCGCCCAGGGCGCCGAGATCCAGGGCGCCGTGGGCACCGCCGACCCGACGGCGCTCATCGACGTGCTCCACGAGGTCACGCGGCGCCCGACGTACGTCGCCGGGCTGGAGCTGTGGGTCGCAGCCCGCACCGACCCGGCCCTGCGCGAGGCGCTGGGGCCCGGCGCGCGCGAGCTGGCCCGCCAGCTCAGGGAGCCCCTCCTGGGCCGGGTCGGTGACCTCGACGACGAGCGCCTCGAGGTGTTCGGCGACGGGCTGCTCTCGCTGCTGCGCGGGCTGGCCATCGGTGGCGTGCTGCGCGACCGGCCGGCCCTGGAGAAGGCGGTGCTGCAGGCCTGGCTCGTGGCCTTCGGGGCCGACCTGCAGCCCGTGCCGTCGAGCAGCGCCCCGGGCTGA
- a CDS encoding helix-turn-helix transcriptional regulator, translating to MSTSRPVRVALIDNFEVSVVGLRALLAPFSGRVNLLELRTAMNKPSAVDVILYEPVRQSPTTQGMLRDLVRASQKQAVVYSWRDQEGELRGSFAGHLSKALPASDLVAALESLHDGGEMVARRRMPADPGPLSIVSRASGVDVELTPREAEILALVTQGLTNSEIGAQLYLSINSVKTYIRAAYRKIAVTRRAQAVAWGMEHGLAPLSERETAGV from the coding sequence GTGTCTACCTCTCGTCCTGTCCGCGTGGCCCTCATCGACAACTTCGAGGTGTCCGTCGTGGGTCTCCGGGCGCTCCTCGCCCCCTTCTCAGGACGCGTGAACCTGCTCGAGCTGCGCACGGCGATGAACAAGCCGTCCGCGGTCGACGTGATCCTCTACGAGCCGGTGCGTCAGTCGCCGACCACCCAGGGGATGCTGCGCGACCTGGTGCGCGCCTCGCAGAAGCAGGCCGTCGTCTACTCCTGGCGCGACCAGGAGGGCGAGCTGCGCGGTTCCTTCGCCGGCCACCTGTCCAAGGCGCTGCCGGCCTCCGACCTGGTCGCGGCGCTGGAGTCGCTGCACGACGGTGGCGAGATGGTCGCGCGGCGCCGGATGCCGGCCGACCCCGGCCCGCTGAGCATCGTCTCGCGGGCCTCGGGCGTCGATGTCGAGCTGACGCCCCGCGAGGCCGAGATCCTGGCCCTGGTCACCCAGGGCCTGACGAACTCCGAGATCGGCGCGCAGCTCTACCTGAGCATCAACTCGGTCAAGACCTACATCCGGGCGGCCTACCGCAAGATCGCGGTCACCCGGCGTGCCCAGGCGGTGGCGTGGGGGATGGAGCACGGCCTCGCGCCGCTCAGCGAGCGCGAGACGGCCGGCGTCTGA
- a CDS encoding LLM class F420-dependent oxidoreductase yields the protein MRFGYTLMTEQSGPRELVRYAAAAERAGFDFEVSSDHFSPWLTEQGHAPYAWSMLGAVSQVTERVELMTYITCPTMRYHPAVVAQKAATMGVLTEGRFTLGLGSGENLNEHTIGHGWPAVDTRQSMLVEALEIIRALHAGDLVTYRGEHFDVDSSRIWDLPDEPVRLALAVAGDKGVQRFAPLADDLIAVEPDPDLVSSWNGVDGAPRIGDGARAIGQIPICWDPDEDAARERAHAQFRWFAGGWKVNADLPTTSGFAGATQFVRPEDVAENIPCGPDLDKIVEAVSAFKDAGFTDVALVQVGDEQQQRFLDEAAEPLLAKLRDRLG from the coding sequence ATGCGATTCGGGTACACGTTGATGACCGAGCAGAGCGGACCTCGAGAGCTGGTGCGCTACGCCGCCGCCGCGGAGCGGGCCGGCTTCGACTTCGAGGTCTCCAGCGACCACTTCAGCCCCTGGCTCACCGAGCAGGGCCACGCGCCGTACGCCTGGTCGATGCTCGGCGCGGTCAGCCAGGTCACCGAGCGGGTGGAGCTGATGACCTACATCACCTGCCCCACGATGAGGTACCACCCGGCCGTGGTGGCCCAGAAGGCCGCGACCATGGGGGTGCTCACCGAGGGCCGCTTCACCCTCGGGCTGGGCAGCGGCGAGAACCTCAACGAGCACACCATCGGGCACGGGTGGCCGGCCGTCGACACCCGCCAGTCGATGCTGGTCGAGGCCCTCGAGATCATCCGCGCCCTGCACGCCGGCGACCTCGTCACCTACCGAGGCGAGCACTTCGACGTCGACTCCTCCCGCATCTGGGACCTGCCCGACGAGCCGGTGCGCCTCGCGCTGGCGGTGGCCGGCGACAAGGGCGTGCAGCGCTTCGCCCCGCTCGCCGACGACCTGATCGCCGTCGAGCCCGACCCCGACCTGGTCAGCTCCTGGAACGGCGTCGACGGCGCCCCCCGCATCGGTGACGGCGCCCGGGCGATCGGCCAGATCCCCATCTGCTGGGACCCCGACGAGGACGCCGCCCGCGAGCGGGCGCACGCGCAGTTCCGCTGGTTCGCCGGCGGCTGGAAGGTCAACGCCGACCTGCCGACCACCTCCGGGTTCGCCGGGGCGACCCAGTTCGTGCGCCCCGAGGACGTCGCCGAGAACATCCCCTGCGGCCCCGACCTCGACAAGATCGTCGAGGCCGTCTCCGCCTTCAAGGACGCCGGCTTCACCGACGTCGCCCTGGTGCAGGTCGGCGACGAGCAGCAGCAGCGCTTCCTCGACGAGGCCGCCGAGCCGCTGCTGGCCAAGCTGCGCGACCGGCTGGGCTGA
- a CDS encoding HAD family hydrolase: MTSHDAGIDTVLLDLDGTLVDSVYQHTAAWRAAFRDVGVDVASHRLHRSIGMGGDRLVTAVAGESVENAVGDEVRARHKEHLDERFHEIVATDGAVELLEELRTRGFTLVLASSADKELSERLLEVVEGAAPLLHDRVAGGDADESKPAPNLVEVALGSVSPDRAVMLGDTVWDVESAARAGVACLGLRTGGISTAELLEAGAASVHDTPRDLLEHLDETLLGRSQG; this comes from the coding sequence ATGACTTCCCACGACGCCGGCATCGACACCGTCCTGCTCGACCTCGACGGCACGCTCGTCGACTCGGTCTACCAGCACACCGCCGCCTGGCGCGCCGCCTTCCGCGACGTCGGGGTCGACGTGGCGTCCCACCGCCTGCACCGCTCGATCGGGATGGGCGGCGACCGCCTGGTCACCGCGGTGGCGGGCGAGAGCGTCGAGAACGCCGTGGGCGACGAGGTGCGGGCCCGCCACAAGGAGCACCTCGACGAGCGCTTCCACGAGATCGTGGCCACCGACGGCGCCGTCGAGCTGCTGGAGGAGCTGCGCACCCGCGGCTTCACCCTGGTGCTGGCCAGCTCGGCCGACAAGGAGCTCAGCGAGCGGCTGCTCGAGGTCGTCGAGGGCGCCGCACCCCTGCTGCACGACCGGGTCGCCGGCGGCGACGCCGACGAGTCGAAGCCGGCGCCGAACCTGGTCGAGGTCGCGCTCGGCTCCGTCTCCCCCGACCGTGCGGTGATGCTCGGCGACACGGTGTGGGACGTCGAGTCGGCGGCGCGCGCCGGGGTCGCGTGCCTGGGCCTGCGCACCGGCGGCATCAGCACCGCCGAGCTGCTCGAGGCCGGCGCCGCCAGCGTCCACGACACCCCCCGCGACCTGCTCGAGCACCTCGACGAGACGCTCCTGGGGCGTTCGCAGGGCTAG
- a CDS encoding A/G-specific adenine glycosylase produces the protein MSPMPTSDLHAPILDWYDEHQRDLPWRRPEASPWSVLVSELMLQQTPVARVLPVHETWLERWPTPADLAAEPTGEAVRAWGRLGYPRRALRLHAAATAIVAEHGGQVPSGYDDLLALPGVGDYTAAAVASFAFGRRHVVLDTNVRRVLARAVGRSELPGRSLTRAERDAAAALVPDDAATAATWAVAVMELGALVCTATGPRCEACPVAEQCAWRLAGHPAYDGPPRRAQAWDGTDRQCRGRLMAVLRESHAPVHRSALEATWPDEEQRTRCLAGLVADRLVAQVAPDVYALP, from the coding sequence ATGTCACCGATGCCCACCAGCGACCTGCACGCCCCGATCCTGGACTGGTACGACGAGCACCAGCGCGACCTGCCCTGGCGTCGGCCGGAGGCCTCGCCGTGGTCGGTGCTGGTCTCCGAGCTGATGCTGCAGCAGACCCCGGTCGCGCGGGTGCTGCCGGTGCACGAGACCTGGCTCGAGCGCTGGCCCACCCCGGCCGACCTGGCCGCCGAGCCCACCGGCGAGGCGGTGCGGGCCTGGGGCCGGCTGGGCTACCCCCGCCGGGCGCTGCGGCTGCACGCGGCCGCCACCGCGATCGTCGCCGAGCACGGCGGGCAGGTGCCCTCCGGTTACGACGACCTGCTGGCCCTGCCCGGGGTCGGCGACTACACCGCGGCGGCGGTGGCCAGCTTCGCCTTCGGGCGCCGTCACGTCGTGCTCGACACCAACGTGCGCCGGGTGCTGGCCCGCGCCGTCGGCCGCTCCGAGCTGCCCGGCCGCTCGCTGACCCGCGCCGAGCGCGACGCCGCCGCGGCCCTGGTGCCCGACGACGCCGCCACCGCGGCCACCTGGGCGGTCGCGGTGATGGAGCTCGGCGCGCTGGTCTGCACCGCCACCGGCCCGCGCTGCGAGGCCTGCCCGGTCGCCGAGCAGTGCGCGTGGCGCCTGGCCGGCCACCCGGCGTACGACGGCCCGCCGCGGCGCGCGCAGGCCTGGGACGGCACCGACCGGCAGTGCCGGGGCCGGCTGATGGCGGTGCTGCGCGAGAGCCACGCGCCGGTGCACCGCTCGGCGCTGGAGGCGACCTGGCCCGACGAGGAGCAGCGCACCCGCTGCCTGGCCGGCCTGGTCGCCGACCGGCTGGTCGCCCAGGTCGCGCCCGACGTCTACGCCCTGCCCTGA